Proteins encoded by one window of Castor canadensis chromosome 2, mCasCan1.hap1v2, whole genome shotgun sequence:
- the Macc1 gene encoding metastasis-associated in colon cancer protein 1 isoform X2 produces MSTTMPGVGGEKMLISERTHLWSGGIARSRSEGNLVDMEAQKSSKNHNISECQDPGLLHNWPDASTLHGNDASMTGNPFWNELSASNPFLDDITQLRNNQRRDNISILKEDPFLFLREIETTNSFDSSGDELDMHQLLGQSSSRKSGRSKSVSELLDILDDTRHAHQNTHNSDQILVQDLEWLQNDREAYKMAWLSQRQLARSCLDLNTINQSPGWAQTQVAETNIVCKLNHQGGSVQLPESDITVHVPQGHIAVGEFQEVSLRAFLDPPQMLNHDLSCTVSPLLEIMLSNLNTMEAILLEMKIGAEVRKDPFSQVMTEMVCLHSLVKEGPFRVLNNCYIYKDTIQVKLIDLHQVMYIVIAAQAKAIRPPAATIWDYIHKTTSIGIYGPKYIHPSFTAVFTVCGHSYMPGKLTISDIKKGGKNMSPVVFQLWGKHSFLLDKPQDLQISVFSCDSDFEVKEEGERKEIKQKQLEAGEVVHQQVLFSLVDHREMHLFVFRVQVEPPNGRPIAQFFITSPDPAPNLKRLSNLPDYLQKAKDVSSPPLLSMFVKYPTFQNKKLNFTNYGVTLKTVLRQSKIEYLLEYFKGDTIALLGEGKVKAIGQSKVKEWYVGVLRGKIGLVHCKNIKVISKEQGMAMADTMFTTRSLLEQIALPFKKLTYIYSVVLTLVSEKVYDWKVLADVLGYSQLALEDFDQIEAEKESEKVSYVVKKLKEDCHADRNTRKFLYELIVALLKMDCQGLVAHLIQEAVILTSAVKLGKGWRELAEKVARLTKQQMEAYEIPHRGRAGDVAVEMMWKPAYDFLYTWSAHYGNSYRDVLQDLQSSLDRMKNPVTKQWRDLTGTLILVNSLEVLRVTAFSTSEEV; encoded by the exons GTGAAAAAATGTTAATTAGTGAAAGAACCCATTTGTGGTCAGGAGGAATTGCACGAAGTAGATCTGAAGGAAATTTGGTTGATATGGAAGCCCAGAAATCCTCAAAAAATCACAATATTTCAG AATGCCAAGATCCAGGTTTGCTTCACAACTGGCCAGATGCTTCTACTCTTCATGGTAATGATGCTTCCATGACTGGAAATCCATTCTGGAATGAACTGTCTGCTTCTAACCCATTTCTAGATGACATAACTCAGCTTAGAAATAACCAGAGGAGAGATAATATTTCCATCTTAAAGGAAGATCCTTTTCTGTTTCTAAGAGAAATAGAAACTACAAATTCTTTTGATTCCTCTGGTGATGAACTTGATATGCATCAGTTGCTTGGGCAGTCTTCTTCAAGGAAATCGGGAAGATCTAAAAGTGTTTCAGAACTTCTGGACATTTTAGATGACACAAGACATGCTCATCAGAACACACATAACTCCGACCAGATCCTAGTACAAGACTTAGAATGGCTTCAAAATGACCGAGAAGCTTATAAAATGGCATGGTTAAGTCAACGCCAGCTGGCACGCTCCTGCTTGGATTTGAATACAATTAACCAGAGTCCTGGATGGGCCCAAACACAAGTTGCAGAGACCAATATAGTTTGTAAATTAAACCACCAAGGAGGGTCAGTACAATTACCTGAGTCAGATATCACTGTTCATGTGCCCCAAGGTCATATAGCTGTGGGAGAGTTCCAAGAGGTATCTCTAAGGGCTTTCCTGGATCCTCCACAAATGCTTAACCATGATCTTTCATGCACTGTAAGCCCTCTGTTGGAAATCATGCTAAGCAACCTTAATACAATGGAAGCTATTTTGCTGGAGATGAAAATTGGGGCTGAAGTGAGAAAGGATCCTTTCAGCCAAGTCATGACAGAAATGGTGTGTTTACACAGCCTGGTTAAAGAGGGCCCTTTCAGAGTGTTAAACAACTGCTATATTTATAAAGACACCATCCAAGTCAAGCTAATCGACTTGCATCAGGTGATGTATATAGTGATTGCTGCACAGGCTAAAGCTATTCGGCCACCAGCTGCCACTATTTGGGATTATATCCATAAAACTACCTCAATTGGAATTTATGGACCCAAATACATCCATCCGAGTTTCACTGCTGTTTTCACAGTTTGTGGACACAGCTATATGCCAGGAAAGCTTACAATCTCTGATAtcaaaaagggaggaaaaaatatGTCTCCAGTTGTGTTTCAGCTCTGGGGAAAGCATTCATTTCTACTTGACAAGCCACAAGATTTACAGATTTCAGTTTTTTCATGTGACTCTGATTTTGAAgtcaaagaagaaggagaaaggaaagaaattaagcaaAAGCAGTTGGAAGCAGGTGAAGTAGTTCATcaacaagttttattttctttagttgaTCACAGAGAGATGCACTTATTTGTTTTCCGTGTTCAGGTGGAGCCTCCCAATGGTAGACCCATTGCACAGTTCTTTATCACTTCACCTGATCCAGCCCCAAATCTGAAAAGGCTCTCAAATCTGCCAGATTATTTACAGAAGGCAAAGGACGTCAGTTCTCCTCCCTTATTATCAATGTTTGTCAAATATCCCACAttccaaaacaaaaagctgaattTTACCAACTATGGGGTAACACTAAAGACAGTGCTGAGACAAAGCAAGATTGAATACTTACTTGAATATTTCAAAGGAGACACAATAGCTCTTCTCGGAGAAGGTAAAGTAAAAGCCATTGGGCAGTCCAAAGTGAAAGAATGGTATGTTGGCGTCCTTAGAGGTAAGATTGGACTTGTGCATTGCAAAAACATCAAGGTGATTTCAAAAGAACAAGGGATGGCTATGGCTGATACTATGTTTACAACCAGAAGTCTTCTTGAACAAATTGCTCTGCCCTTTAAAAAATTGACTTATATATACTCAGTTGTATTGACCTTGGTGTCGGAAAAAGTGTATGACTGGAAAGTTTTAGCTGATGTCTTAGGATACTCACAACTAGCCCTGGAAGATTTTGAccaaatagaagcagaaaaagaatcagaaaaggTTTCCTATGTTGTAAAGAAGTTAAAGGAGGATTGCCATGCAGATCGAAACACAAGGAAGTTTCTTTATGAACTTATTGTG GCTCTGCTAAAGATGGATTGCCAAGGGTTAGTAGCACATCTAATCCAAGAGGCTGTTATTCTGACTTCAGCTGTCAAACTTGGAAAAGGCTGGAGGGAACTTGCTGAAAAGGTAGCACGACTCACGAAGCAACAAATGGAGGCATATGAAATTCCTCACCGAGGAAGGGCTGGAGATGTTGCTGTCGAG
- the Macc1 gene encoding metastasis-associated in colon cancer protein 1 isoform X7: MFCSISFALIRKLWSHQYCSSQKLNDGKGEKMLISERTHLWSGGIARSRSEGNLVDMEAQKSSKNHNISECQDPGLLHNWPDASTLHGNDASMTGNPFWNELSASNPFLDDITQLRNNQRRDNISILKEDPFLFLREIETTNSFDSSGDELDMHQLLGQSSSRKSGRSKSVSELLDILDDTRHAHQNTHNSDQILVQDLEWLQNDREAYKMAWLSQRQLARSCLDLNTINQSPGWAQTQVAETNIVCKLNHQGGSVQLPESDITVHVPQGHIAVGEFQEVSLRAFLDPPQMLNHDLSCTVSPLLEIMLSNLNTMEAILLEMKIGAEVRKDPFSQVMTEMVCLHSLVKEGPFRVLNNCYIYKDTIQVKLIDLHQVMYIVIAAQAKAIRPPAATIWDYIHKTTSIGIYGPKYIHPSFTAVFTVCGHSYMPGKLTISDIKKGGKNMSPVVFQLWGKHSFLLDKPQDLQISVFSCDSDFEVKEEGERKEIKQKQLEAGEVVHQQVLFSLVDHREMHLFVFRVQVEPPNGRPIAQFFITSPDPAPNLKRLSNLPDYLQKAKDVSSPPLLSMFVKYPTFQNKKLNFTNYGVTLKTVLRQSKIEYLLEYFKGDTIALLGEGKVKAIGQSKVKEWYVGVLRGKIGLVHCKNIKVISKEQGMAMADTMFTTRSLLEQIALPFKKLTYIYSVVLTLVSEKVYDWKVLADVLGYSQLALEDFDQIEAEKESEKVSYVVKKLKEDCHADRNTRKFLYELIVALLKMDCQGLVAHLIQEAVILTSAVKLGKGWRELAEKVARLTKQQMEAYEIPHRGRAGDVAVELSDQDKATFP, translated from the exons GTGAAAAAATGTTAATTAGTGAAAGAACCCATTTGTGGTCAGGAGGAATTGCACGAAGTAGATCTGAAGGAAATTTGGTTGATATGGAAGCCCAGAAATCCTCAAAAAATCACAATATTTCAG AATGCCAAGATCCAGGTTTGCTTCACAACTGGCCAGATGCTTCTACTCTTCATGGTAATGATGCTTCCATGACTGGAAATCCATTCTGGAATGAACTGTCTGCTTCTAACCCATTTCTAGATGACATAACTCAGCTTAGAAATAACCAGAGGAGAGATAATATTTCCATCTTAAAGGAAGATCCTTTTCTGTTTCTAAGAGAAATAGAAACTACAAATTCTTTTGATTCCTCTGGTGATGAACTTGATATGCATCAGTTGCTTGGGCAGTCTTCTTCAAGGAAATCGGGAAGATCTAAAAGTGTTTCAGAACTTCTGGACATTTTAGATGACACAAGACATGCTCATCAGAACACACATAACTCCGACCAGATCCTAGTACAAGACTTAGAATGGCTTCAAAATGACCGAGAAGCTTATAAAATGGCATGGTTAAGTCAACGCCAGCTGGCACGCTCCTGCTTGGATTTGAATACAATTAACCAGAGTCCTGGATGGGCCCAAACACAAGTTGCAGAGACCAATATAGTTTGTAAATTAAACCACCAAGGAGGGTCAGTACAATTACCTGAGTCAGATATCACTGTTCATGTGCCCCAAGGTCATATAGCTGTGGGAGAGTTCCAAGAGGTATCTCTAAGGGCTTTCCTGGATCCTCCACAAATGCTTAACCATGATCTTTCATGCACTGTAAGCCCTCTGTTGGAAATCATGCTAAGCAACCTTAATACAATGGAAGCTATTTTGCTGGAGATGAAAATTGGGGCTGAAGTGAGAAAGGATCCTTTCAGCCAAGTCATGACAGAAATGGTGTGTTTACACAGCCTGGTTAAAGAGGGCCCTTTCAGAGTGTTAAACAACTGCTATATTTATAAAGACACCATCCAAGTCAAGCTAATCGACTTGCATCAGGTGATGTATATAGTGATTGCTGCACAGGCTAAAGCTATTCGGCCACCAGCTGCCACTATTTGGGATTATATCCATAAAACTACCTCAATTGGAATTTATGGACCCAAATACATCCATCCGAGTTTCACTGCTGTTTTCACAGTTTGTGGACACAGCTATATGCCAGGAAAGCTTACAATCTCTGATAtcaaaaagggaggaaaaaatatGTCTCCAGTTGTGTTTCAGCTCTGGGGAAAGCATTCATTTCTACTTGACAAGCCACAAGATTTACAGATTTCAGTTTTTTCATGTGACTCTGATTTTGAAgtcaaagaagaaggagaaaggaaagaaattaagcaaAAGCAGTTGGAAGCAGGTGAAGTAGTTCATcaacaagttttattttctttagttgaTCACAGAGAGATGCACTTATTTGTTTTCCGTGTTCAGGTGGAGCCTCCCAATGGTAGACCCATTGCACAGTTCTTTATCACTTCACCTGATCCAGCCCCAAATCTGAAAAGGCTCTCAAATCTGCCAGATTATTTACAGAAGGCAAAGGACGTCAGTTCTCCTCCCTTATTATCAATGTTTGTCAAATATCCCACAttccaaaacaaaaagctgaattTTACCAACTATGGGGTAACACTAAAGACAGTGCTGAGACAAAGCAAGATTGAATACTTACTTGAATATTTCAAAGGAGACACAATAGCTCTTCTCGGAGAAGGTAAAGTAAAAGCCATTGGGCAGTCCAAAGTGAAAGAATGGTATGTTGGCGTCCTTAGAGGTAAGATTGGACTTGTGCATTGCAAAAACATCAAGGTGATTTCAAAAGAACAAGGGATGGCTATGGCTGATACTATGTTTACAACCAGAAGTCTTCTTGAACAAATTGCTCTGCCCTTTAAAAAATTGACTTATATATACTCAGTTGTATTGACCTTGGTGTCGGAAAAAGTGTATGACTGGAAAGTTTTAGCTGATGTCTTAGGATACTCACAACTAGCCCTGGAAGATTTTGAccaaatagaagcagaaaaagaatcagaaaaggTTTCCTATGTTGTAAAGAAGTTAAAGGAGGATTGCCATGCAGATCGAAACACAAGGAAGTTTCTTTATGAACTTATTGTG GCTCTGCTAAAGATGGATTGCCAAGGGTTAGTAGCACATCTAATCCAAGAGGCTGTTATTCTGACTTCAGCTGTCAAACTTGGAAAAGGCTGGAGGGAACTTGCTGAAAAGGTAGCACGACTCACGAAGCAACAAATGGAGGCATATGAAATTCCTCACCGAGGAAGGGCTGGAGATGTTGCTGTCGAG CTGAGTGACCAGGACAAAGCAACCTTTCCATGA
- the Macc1 gene encoding metastasis-associated in colon cancer protein 1 isoform X6, with the protein MFCSISFALIRKLWSHQYCSSQKLNDGKGEKMLISERTHLWSGGIARSRSEGNLVDMEAQKSSKNHNISECQDPGLLHNWPDASTLHGNDASMTGNPFWNELSASNPFLDDITQLRNNQRRDNISILKEDPFLFLREIETTNSFDSSGDELDMHQLLGQSSSRKSGRSKSVSELLDILDDTRHAHQNTHNSDQILVQDLEWLQNDREAYKMAWLSQRQLARSCLDLNTINQSPGWAQTQVAETNIVCKLNHQGGSVQLPESDITVHVPQGHIAVGEFQEVSLRAFLDPPQMLNHDLSCTVSPLLEIMLSNLNTMEAILLEMKIGAEVRKDPFSQVMTEMVCLHSLVKEGPFRVLNNCYIYKDTIQVKLIDLHQVMYIVIAAQAKAIRPPAATIWDYIHKTTSIGIYGPKYIHPSFTAVFTVCGHSYMPGKLTISDIKKGGKNMSPVVFQLWGKHSFLLDKPQDLQISVFSCDSDFEVKEEGERKEIKQKQLEAGEVVHQQVLFSLVDHREMHLFVFRVQVEPPNGRPIAQFFITSPDPAPNLKRLSNLPDYLQKAKDVSSPPLLSMFVKYPTFQNKKLNFTNYGVTLKTVLRQSKIEYLLEYFKGDTIALLGEGKVKAIGQSKVKEWYVGVLRGKIGLVHCKNIKVISKEQGMAMADTMFTTRSLLEQIALPFKKLTYIYSVVLTLVSEKVYDWKVLADVLGYSQLALEDFDQIEAEKESEKVSYVVKKLKEDCHADRNTRKFLYELIVALLKMDCQGLVAHLIQEAVILTSAVKLGKGWRELAEKVARLTKQQMEAYEIPHRGRAGDVAVEILGILQRLTYSKQQKFQSSWTW; encoded by the exons GTGAAAAAATGTTAATTAGTGAAAGAACCCATTTGTGGTCAGGAGGAATTGCACGAAGTAGATCTGAAGGAAATTTGGTTGATATGGAAGCCCAGAAATCCTCAAAAAATCACAATATTTCAG AATGCCAAGATCCAGGTTTGCTTCACAACTGGCCAGATGCTTCTACTCTTCATGGTAATGATGCTTCCATGACTGGAAATCCATTCTGGAATGAACTGTCTGCTTCTAACCCATTTCTAGATGACATAACTCAGCTTAGAAATAACCAGAGGAGAGATAATATTTCCATCTTAAAGGAAGATCCTTTTCTGTTTCTAAGAGAAATAGAAACTACAAATTCTTTTGATTCCTCTGGTGATGAACTTGATATGCATCAGTTGCTTGGGCAGTCTTCTTCAAGGAAATCGGGAAGATCTAAAAGTGTTTCAGAACTTCTGGACATTTTAGATGACACAAGACATGCTCATCAGAACACACATAACTCCGACCAGATCCTAGTACAAGACTTAGAATGGCTTCAAAATGACCGAGAAGCTTATAAAATGGCATGGTTAAGTCAACGCCAGCTGGCACGCTCCTGCTTGGATTTGAATACAATTAACCAGAGTCCTGGATGGGCCCAAACACAAGTTGCAGAGACCAATATAGTTTGTAAATTAAACCACCAAGGAGGGTCAGTACAATTACCTGAGTCAGATATCACTGTTCATGTGCCCCAAGGTCATATAGCTGTGGGAGAGTTCCAAGAGGTATCTCTAAGGGCTTTCCTGGATCCTCCACAAATGCTTAACCATGATCTTTCATGCACTGTAAGCCCTCTGTTGGAAATCATGCTAAGCAACCTTAATACAATGGAAGCTATTTTGCTGGAGATGAAAATTGGGGCTGAAGTGAGAAAGGATCCTTTCAGCCAAGTCATGACAGAAATGGTGTGTTTACACAGCCTGGTTAAAGAGGGCCCTTTCAGAGTGTTAAACAACTGCTATATTTATAAAGACACCATCCAAGTCAAGCTAATCGACTTGCATCAGGTGATGTATATAGTGATTGCTGCACAGGCTAAAGCTATTCGGCCACCAGCTGCCACTATTTGGGATTATATCCATAAAACTACCTCAATTGGAATTTATGGACCCAAATACATCCATCCGAGTTTCACTGCTGTTTTCACAGTTTGTGGACACAGCTATATGCCAGGAAAGCTTACAATCTCTGATAtcaaaaagggaggaaaaaatatGTCTCCAGTTGTGTTTCAGCTCTGGGGAAAGCATTCATTTCTACTTGACAAGCCACAAGATTTACAGATTTCAGTTTTTTCATGTGACTCTGATTTTGAAgtcaaagaagaaggagaaaggaaagaaattaagcaaAAGCAGTTGGAAGCAGGTGAAGTAGTTCATcaacaagttttattttctttagttgaTCACAGAGAGATGCACTTATTTGTTTTCCGTGTTCAGGTGGAGCCTCCCAATGGTAGACCCATTGCACAGTTCTTTATCACTTCACCTGATCCAGCCCCAAATCTGAAAAGGCTCTCAAATCTGCCAGATTATTTACAGAAGGCAAAGGACGTCAGTTCTCCTCCCTTATTATCAATGTTTGTCAAATATCCCACAttccaaaacaaaaagctgaattTTACCAACTATGGGGTAACACTAAAGACAGTGCTGAGACAAAGCAAGATTGAATACTTACTTGAATATTTCAAAGGAGACACAATAGCTCTTCTCGGAGAAGGTAAAGTAAAAGCCATTGGGCAGTCCAAAGTGAAAGAATGGTATGTTGGCGTCCTTAGAGGTAAGATTGGACTTGTGCATTGCAAAAACATCAAGGTGATTTCAAAAGAACAAGGGATGGCTATGGCTGATACTATGTTTACAACCAGAAGTCTTCTTGAACAAATTGCTCTGCCCTTTAAAAAATTGACTTATATATACTCAGTTGTATTGACCTTGGTGTCGGAAAAAGTGTATGACTGGAAAGTTTTAGCTGATGTCTTAGGATACTCACAACTAGCCCTGGAAGATTTTGAccaaatagaagcagaaaaagaatcagaaaaggTTTCCTATGTTGTAAAGAAGTTAAAGGAGGATTGCCATGCAGATCGAAACACAAGGAAGTTTCTTTATGAACTTATTGTG GCTCTGCTAAAGATGGATTGCCAAGGGTTAGTAGCACATCTAATCCAAGAGGCTGTTATTCTGACTTCAGCTGTCAAACTTGGAAAAGGCTGGAGGGAACTTGCTGAAAAGGTAGCACGACTCACGAAGCAACAAATGGAGGCATATGAAATTCCTCACCGAGGAAGGGCTGGAGATGTTGCTGTCGAG ATACTGGGAATATTACAAAGATTAACttactcaaaacaacaaaaatttcagagcagctggacatggtag
- the Macc1 gene encoding metastasis-associated in colon cancer protein 1 isoform X5, which translates to MFCSISFALIRKLWSHQYCSSQKLNDGKGEKMLISERTHLWSGGIARSRSEGNLVDMEAQKSSKNHNISECQDPGLLHNWPDASTLHGNDASMTGNPFWNELSASNPFLDDITQLRNNQRRDNISILKEDPFLFLREIETTNSFDSSGDELDMHQLLGQSSSRKSGRSKSVSELLDILDDTRHAHQNTHNSDQILVQDLEWLQNDREAYKMAWLSQRQLARSCLDLNTINQSPGWAQTQVAETNIVCKLNHQGGSVQLPESDITVHVPQGHIAVGEFQEVSLRAFLDPPQMLNHDLSCTVSPLLEIMLSNLNTMEAILLEMKIGAEVRKDPFSQVMTEMVCLHSLVKEGPFRVLNNCYIYKDTIQVKLIDLHQVMYIVIAAQAKAIRPPAATIWDYIHKTTSIGIYGPKYIHPSFTAVFTVCGHSYMPGKLTISDIKKGGKNMSPVVFQLWGKHSFLLDKPQDLQISVFSCDSDFEVKEEGERKEIKQKQLEAGEVVHQQVLFSLVDHREMHLFVFRVQVEPPNGRPIAQFFITSPDPAPNLKRLSNLPDYLQKAKDVSSPPLLSMFVKYPTFQNKKLNFTNYGVTLKTVLRQSKIEYLLEYFKGDTIALLGEGKVKAIGQSKVKEWYVGVLRGKIGLVHCKNIKVISKEQGMAMADTMFTTRSLLEQIALPFKKLTYIYSVVLTLVSEKVYDWKVLADVLGYSQLALEDFDQIEAEKESEKVSYVVKKLKEDCHADRNTRKFLYELIVALLKMDCQGLVAHLIQEAVILTSAVKLGKGWRELAEKVARLTKQQMEAYEIPHRGRAGDVAVEFPKDVSLFEVMKERKQGHHSEIPGVSTLYSCDL; encoded by the exons GTGAAAAAATGTTAATTAGTGAAAGAACCCATTTGTGGTCAGGAGGAATTGCACGAAGTAGATCTGAAGGAAATTTGGTTGATATGGAAGCCCAGAAATCCTCAAAAAATCACAATATTTCAG AATGCCAAGATCCAGGTTTGCTTCACAACTGGCCAGATGCTTCTACTCTTCATGGTAATGATGCTTCCATGACTGGAAATCCATTCTGGAATGAACTGTCTGCTTCTAACCCATTTCTAGATGACATAACTCAGCTTAGAAATAACCAGAGGAGAGATAATATTTCCATCTTAAAGGAAGATCCTTTTCTGTTTCTAAGAGAAATAGAAACTACAAATTCTTTTGATTCCTCTGGTGATGAACTTGATATGCATCAGTTGCTTGGGCAGTCTTCTTCAAGGAAATCGGGAAGATCTAAAAGTGTTTCAGAACTTCTGGACATTTTAGATGACACAAGACATGCTCATCAGAACACACATAACTCCGACCAGATCCTAGTACAAGACTTAGAATGGCTTCAAAATGACCGAGAAGCTTATAAAATGGCATGGTTAAGTCAACGCCAGCTGGCACGCTCCTGCTTGGATTTGAATACAATTAACCAGAGTCCTGGATGGGCCCAAACACAAGTTGCAGAGACCAATATAGTTTGTAAATTAAACCACCAAGGAGGGTCAGTACAATTACCTGAGTCAGATATCACTGTTCATGTGCCCCAAGGTCATATAGCTGTGGGAGAGTTCCAAGAGGTATCTCTAAGGGCTTTCCTGGATCCTCCACAAATGCTTAACCATGATCTTTCATGCACTGTAAGCCCTCTGTTGGAAATCATGCTAAGCAACCTTAATACAATGGAAGCTATTTTGCTGGAGATGAAAATTGGGGCTGAAGTGAGAAAGGATCCTTTCAGCCAAGTCATGACAGAAATGGTGTGTTTACACAGCCTGGTTAAAGAGGGCCCTTTCAGAGTGTTAAACAACTGCTATATTTATAAAGACACCATCCAAGTCAAGCTAATCGACTTGCATCAGGTGATGTATATAGTGATTGCTGCACAGGCTAAAGCTATTCGGCCACCAGCTGCCACTATTTGGGATTATATCCATAAAACTACCTCAATTGGAATTTATGGACCCAAATACATCCATCCGAGTTTCACTGCTGTTTTCACAGTTTGTGGACACAGCTATATGCCAGGAAAGCTTACAATCTCTGATAtcaaaaagggaggaaaaaatatGTCTCCAGTTGTGTTTCAGCTCTGGGGAAAGCATTCATTTCTACTTGACAAGCCACAAGATTTACAGATTTCAGTTTTTTCATGTGACTCTGATTTTGAAgtcaaagaagaaggagaaaggaaagaaattaagcaaAAGCAGTTGGAAGCAGGTGAAGTAGTTCATcaacaagttttattttctttagttgaTCACAGAGAGATGCACTTATTTGTTTTCCGTGTTCAGGTGGAGCCTCCCAATGGTAGACCCATTGCACAGTTCTTTATCACTTCACCTGATCCAGCCCCAAATCTGAAAAGGCTCTCAAATCTGCCAGATTATTTACAGAAGGCAAAGGACGTCAGTTCTCCTCCCTTATTATCAATGTTTGTCAAATATCCCACAttccaaaacaaaaagctgaattTTACCAACTATGGGGTAACACTAAAGACAGTGCTGAGACAAAGCAAGATTGAATACTTACTTGAATATTTCAAAGGAGACACAATAGCTCTTCTCGGAGAAGGTAAAGTAAAAGCCATTGGGCAGTCCAAAGTGAAAGAATGGTATGTTGGCGTCCTTAGAGGTAAGATTGGACTTGTGCATTGCAAAAACATCAAGGTGATTTCAAAAGAACAAGGGATGGCTATGGCTGATACTATGTTTACAACCAGAAGTCTTCTTGAACAAATTGCTCTGCCCTTTAAAAAATTGACTTATATATACTCAGTTGTATTGACCTTGGTGTCGGAAAAAGTGTATGACTGGAAAGTTTTAGCTGATGTCTTAGGATACTCACAACTAGCCCTGGAAGATTTTGAccaaatagaagcagaaaaagaatcagaaaaggTTTCCTATGTTGTAAAGAAGTTAAAGGAGGATTGCCATGCAGATCGAAACACAAGGAAGTTTCTTTATGAACTTATTGTG GCTCTGCTAAAGATGGATTGCCAAGGGTTAGTAGCACATCTAATCCAAGAGGCTGTTATTCTGACTTCAGCTGTCAAACTTGGAAAAGGCTGGAGGGAACTTGCTGAAAAGGTAGCACGACTCACGAAGCAACAAATGGAGGCATATGAAATTCCTCACCGAGGAAGGGCTGGAGATGTTGCTGTCGAG